In Pigmentibacter ruber, a genomic segment contains:
- the rplO gene encoding 50S ribosomal protein L15 yields the protein MKIEELRPNPGARKDRRRLGRGPGSGLGKTGGRGGKGQTARSGSSIRPGFEGGQTPLYRRIPKRGFKNACAIPVEALNLKDSTPYIENGILDGSSFVAKGFAKLLSMGEVPAELKTVKNFVMSSGAREKLLAKGVTIEE from the coding sequence GTGAAAATTGAAGAACTTCGCCCAAATCCGGGTGCAAGAAAAGATAGACGTCGTCTTGGTAGAGGTCCTGGAAGTGGACTCGGTAAAACTGGTGGTCGTGGTGGAAAAGGTCAAACAGCTCGTTCTGGCTCTAGCATTCGCCCAGGTTTTGAAGGTGGACAAACTCCTCTTTATCGCCGTATTCCTAAACGTGGATTTAAAAATGCATGTGCTATTCCAGTAGAAGCTTTAAATCTTAAAGATTCAACGCCTTATATTGAAAATGGAATTTTAGATGGCTCTAGCTTCGTGGCTAAGGGCTTCGCTAAATTGCTATCAATGGGTGAAGTACCTGCAGAGCTTAAAACAGTGAAAAACTTTGTTATGTCTTCTGGAGCGCGTGAAAAGTTGCTCGCAAAAGGCGTAACCATCGAGGAGTAA
- the secY gene encoding preprotein translocase subunit SecY: MPQGSGWTENVLVKRLLFTLLALLVFRIGVHIPVPGIDAKELALFASQQGAGLLKIFNMFSGGALSHFSIFSLAVMPYISASIIIQLMTVVVPALEQMQKEGGVGRQKITRITRSLSVLLALVQAYLLSAGLEASRGPDGGMIVLDPGLSFRVMACILMAAGSCFVMWLGEQITDKGIGNGISLLIFAGIVAYLPSSANTIVEMVKQNSGALLGAVGIVAFALFLVFAVTFFEQSYRKIPIHYAKRLVGKRVMSAQATHLPLKVNMAGIMAAIFASTILAVPATFLSFGNAAGNVWLADFLPGHWLYNAVFVVLGMFFSFFYASIVFKSDDVAENLKKQNAYIPGIRPGSETAEALDTVVTRLTFAGAIYMNLIVVVPSLVGGTFSQQMTFGGTSLLIVVGVALEAIRQVRAQLATQKYDHLIFPSQAQPRETTSNDTRL, encoded by the coding sequence ATGCCTCAGGGAAGTGGCTGGACAGAAAATGTCCTTGTAAAGCGTTTGTTGTTTACATTGTTAGCACTTCTCGTTTTCCGCATTGGAGTGCATATACCGGTTCCTGGAATTGATGCGAAAGAGCTTGCTCTTTTTGCAAGTCAACAAGGAGCTGGGCTTCTAAAAATATTTAATATGTTTTCAGGCGGAGCGTTAAGTCACTTCTCCATTTTTAGTCTTGCCGTTATGCCTTACATATCTGCAAGTATTATCATTCAGCTGATGACAGTCGTTGTTCCTGCTTTGGAGCAAATGCAAAAAGAAGGTGGCGTAGGAAGACAAAAAATCACCCGCATTACAAGGAGTCTTTCTGTTCTTCTCGCCCTTGTGCAAGCTTATCTGCTTTCAGCAGGACTTGAAGCTTCTAGAGGACCTGATGGTGGAATGATTGTTTTGGATCCAGGGCTATCATTTAGAGTTATGGCTTGTATCCTAATGGCTGCAGGCAGTTGCTTTGTAATGTGGTTAGGTGAGCAAATCACCGACAAAGGTATAGGAAACGGTATTAGTTTACTTATCTTTGCAGGAATTGTTGCCTATTTACCATCTTCTGCAAACACAATTGTAGAAATGGTCAAACAAAACAGTGGTGCTTTATTGGGTGCTGTTGGAATTGTAGCTTTTGCGTTATTTCTTGTTTTTGCAGTTACGTTTTTTGAACAAAGTTATAGAAAAATTCCAATTCATTATGCAAAAAGACTCGTTGGAAAAAGAGTGATGTCAGCTCAGGCTACTCATCTACCTTTAAAGGTAAATATGGCTGGAATCATGGCTGCTATTTTTGCTTCGACTATTCTTGCAGTTCCTGCAACATTTCTCAGTTTTGGAAATGCGGCTGGTAATGTATGGTTAGCAGATTTTTTACCAGGTCACTGGCTCTATAACGCTGTGTTCGTTGTTCTTGGGATGTTCTTTTCCTTTTTCTATGCCTCTATTGTCTTTAAATCAGATGATGTTGCGGAAAATCTAAAGAAACAAAATGCCTATATCCCTGGTATTCGTCCAGGCAGTGAAACAGCGGAAGCGTTAGACACAGTTGTAACTCGTCTTACCTTTGCTGGTGCGATTTACATGAATCTCATTGTTGTAGTGCCTTCTTTAGTTGGCGGTACTTTTTCTCAACAGATGACGTTTGGTGGAACATCACTTTTAATCGTAGTAGGTGTTGCTCTTGAAGCTATTAGACAGGTAAGAGCACAGTTAGCTACGCAAAAGTATGATCATCTTATATTTCCATCACAAGCTCAACCAAGAGAAACGACAAGCAATGATACAAGGCTATGA
- the rpmD gene encoding 50S ribosomal protein L30: MTLLRSFAGRSESQRRTLVSLGLSKIGSSRVLPNVNPILGQVNKVIQFIKVEPAE; this comes from the coding sequence GTGACATTGCTACGTAGCTTTGCTGGTCGTAGCGAGTCACAGCGTAGAACCCTAGTTTCACTTGGTCTTTCTAAAATAGGTTCTTCACGGGTATTACCTAATGTGAACCCAATTCTTGGCCAGGTCAATAAGGTAATTCAATTTATCAAAGTTGAACCAGCTGAGTAA